CTGGAATTAAAGGTTTTAACTTATCTGAACTTGGTAATAAAAATTTTTCAGTTTTATGCTTCTTAATTAATTTTGTTAAATCTAGAAACGATCTAGTACCTACATAAATTTTACGTTTTCTATACACTACGTATTTCTGCAAGTAATAAGCCACGGCTTCTGACTGACAAAAATATTTCATTGAATCTGGCACTTTAAAGCGCATTTCTTCTGCAATTCTAAAAAAATGATCTACAGCATTTCTACTCGTTAATATAATAGCTGTAAACTTATTTAAGTCTACTTTTTCTCCTCTTACTTCTTTAACAGAGATTCCTTCTACATGAATAAAAGGTCTAAAATCTATCTTAACTTTTTGTTTATCAGACAAGTCAAAATAAGGAGATGTTTCTGTCTTTGGTTCTGGTTGTGATACTAAAATCGTTTTCACTTTCATATGCTTTCATTTTGTAGTTAAAACAGCAATTTAAACAGTATAAATAGCGGTGCTATTTCGAAGGCGCAAAGGTACAAAATAAAATAAAACAACTCGCTAAAAATCAGCTTTTTATTACGAACCCCATGAAATATAAAACGAATTGAAAATAATACCCCAGAAAAATAAACCAGAAATTGCGTGTTTAATGGTGAATACTCCTCTAAAACCAAGGCGATAAGCAGCAAAAAAGAAACAGCGTACAAATAAATAGACTTAGAAACTAAAAAAAAATCTAGCTTTTTATGAATCAAAAACAAAGAAGAAAGTAGAAACTCTAACAACCTTTTTACAACAAAATAAGAGAAAACAACTCCACAAATTTTTAAAAAAACATAAAAACCTTCAGGAGAGTAAGGAGTGAAATGTAGATAAATTTTATAAATTAACAGCGAAAGTACGAATACAGAAAAAATAAAAATCACGCTTTTAAATGAGTTAAAAAACGACGAATTTTCTTCAATTTCAGTTTCAACAAAAGTTGGATTTATTAAAGAATAAACACTACCTCTTAACCTTACAACGCTTATACCTCTTAAAAGAAAAACGCAGGCGAATAAACATACCAACAATATGGTAATCCAACTATTATCAACGACTGCTCTGTCTAATGCTTGCACCTTTTTCTGTTTTGGTAAGATTAACACAAAATTAGTAATTAAATAATGTATATTTGCCTACTTACCACATGAAATTTTATTTATGTCAGACGCGTTAGTCATTATACCTACTTATAACGAAAAAGAAAACATAGAAGTTATCATTAGAACCACTTTTAATCAAAAAAAAGAATTTCATATTTTGGTTGTGGATGATAATTCTCCTGACGGAACTTCACAAATTGTAGAAAACTTAATTTTAGAATTTCCAAATAGACTATTTTTAGAAAAAAGGTTAGGTAAAAATGGGTTAGGCACTGCTTATATTCATGGTTTTAAATGGGCGCTAGCAAAAAACTACGACTATATTATTGAAATGGATGCCGATTTTTCTCATAACCCAAAAGATTTGGTTCGTCTTTACAATGCTTGTAAAAAAGAAGGAGGTGATGTTGCTGTAGGTTCTAGGTATGTAAACAACCAAGTAAACGTAGTAAATTGGGACATGAAAAGATTACTTCTTTCTTATTTTGCTTCAAAATATGTTCGTTTTATTACAAGAATTCCACTTTTTGACACTACCGCTGGTTTTGTTTGTTGGAACAAAAAAGTACTAAAAACCATACAGTTAGATAAGATTAAATTTGTAGGATATGCTTTTCAAATAGAAATGAAATTTAAAGCATGGAAACATGGTTTTAACATAAAAGAAGTCTCTGTAATTTTCACAGACAGAACCTTAGGCACCTCTAAAATGAGTGGTAATATTGTTTATGAGGCTTTGTTTGGTGTAATAAAAATGAAGTTAAAAGGATTGCCTAAATAGAAACAACATGAGTAAAATTTCTATAAGAACGGCTAACCTAAACGATTTAGAAACTTTATTAGAATTTGAGCAAGGAGTTATAAAAGCAGAAAGACCTTTAGACCCTTTTTTAGGTGATGGTAAATTGTTTTACTACAATATTCCAGAATTAATTACCAATAAAAACATTCATTTAATTGTTGCCGTTTCTAACAACCAATTAGTTGCTTCTGGTTACTTAAGGATAGAAAATTCTAAACATTATCATAAAAATCCAAAACATGGGTATATTGGTTTTATATTTGTAAAACCATCTTTTAGAGGAAACAGAATTAGTAATTTAATTTTAGAAGCCCTAAAAAATTGGGCTAAAGAAAAAGATTTAAAAGAATTAAGATTAGATGTTTATAGCAACAATTCTGACGCTATAAAATCTTACGAACGCTTTGGTTTTACAAAGGGTTTAGTAAATATGAAAATGGATATTTAAGAAGAAAACATGGCAAAATCAACTTTAATAAAAAACGCAAGAATTGTAAATGAAAACAACACTTTTTTAGGTGATGTTTTAATTGAAAACGAATTGATAAAAGAAATTTCATCAAACATAAAAGCAACAGAAAATGTTGAAGTTATTGATGCGGATGGTAGATACTTAATTCCTGGTTTTATTGATGATCAAGTACACTTTAGAGAACCTGGTTTAACACACAAAGCTAATATTGCCACAGAAAGTAGAGCTGCTGTTGCTGGCGGAATTACTACTTTTATTGAAATGCCAAACACCGTACCACAAGCTACGACTCAAGATTTATTAGAAGATAAATTTACAATTGCAGCCAACGATTCTTATGCCAACTATTCTTTTATGTTTGGTGGCACCAATGATAATTTAGAAGAATTATTAAAAACAGATCCTAAAAAAGTAGCCGGAATTAAATTGTTTCTAGGCTCTTCTACAGGAAATATGTTGGTTGATAATGAAGAAATTCTAGAGAAAATTTTCTCATCAACAAAAATGATTATTTCTGTACATTGTGAAGATGAAGCTACCATCAGAAAAAACACGCAAGAGTTTATAGATAAATACGGAGATGACATTCCTGTAAAATACCACCCAATTATTAGAAGTGAAGAAGCTTGTTATTTATCATCTTCTAAAGCAATTGAACTGGCAAAGAAAACGGGCGCTAGATTGCATATTTTTCATTTATCTACTGCCAAAGAAACTGAGCTTTTTAGAAATGACATTCCTTTAGAAGAAAAGCAGATTACTGCAGAAGTATGTATTCATCATTTATGGTTTTCTGACAAAGATTATGATGAAAAAGGAACGCACATAAAATGGAATCCTGCTGTAAAAACAGAAAAAGACAGATTAGGTTTATGGGAAGCCCTTTTAGATGACAGAATAGATGTTTTAGCAACAGACCATGCTCCTCATACTTTAGAGGAAAAAGATAATGTATACACAAAAGCACCAAGTGGTGGACCTTTAGTACAACATGCTGTAACTGCCGTTTTAGAAAAAGTAAAAGAAGGTGTCATTTCAATTGAAAAAGCGGTTGAAAAAATGAGTCATAATCCTGCTAAATTATTTCAAATTGAAAAACGTGGCTTTATAAAAGAAGGCTATTTTGCAGATATCGTTTTAATTGATACCAACAAGTCGCAAACTGTTTCTAAAGACAATATTTTATACAAATGCGGTTGGTCTCCTTTTGAAGGCACCACATTTTCATCAACCATAACCCATACATTTGTTAATGGAAATTTAATCTACAACGAGGGGAAATTTAATGATAATATTAAAGGAAAACGCCTTACTTTTAATCGCTAATATGAAAAAATTAAGCTATTTACTTGTTGTTCTTTTTTTAGCTTCTTGTACCAGTAACACTATTTTTAAGAAACCAGAAGACCTGATTCCTAGAGATACAATGACGCTATTAATTAAAGACATGATGATTGCTTCTTCAGCTAAATTTGTGAAGAACAATAACGATCAAAAGAAAATTAATTACATGGCATTTGTATACGATAAGTATAAAATAGACAGTCTACGTTTTCAAAACAGTAATTTCTATTACACTTCTAAAATAGATTTGTATGAACAAATATTACAGGATGTTCAAAATAACTTAGACGAAAAAAAGGAATTTTATAGTGAAATAAGTGCTAAAAACGATTCTATTAGAAAAGATTCTATTAAAAAAGCAGCCGTTAATTTACGAAAATCAGATTCTATTAAAAACTCTGAAAACGAGTAAAATTATTGCAAACTCTTTTTATAACAACTTCTATTTTTTCAAACTGAAAAGATAAACTCTTTTCTACTTTTTCTGATGAATATTTAGATACTGAATGAGCACTTCTTGCAGAGTATTTACTTAATAAAGGTTCTTTTCTGGTAATTAAAGACAAAAACCAAGAAAACCTCCAAAAAATACCCGTTTGCCAAGGTTTTATGTTTTTTGTGGGTTGTTTTTTACCAAAATACTGAGCAATAGAACAAAGAATTTCTTTAAATGATTTATTTTCTGACACCAAAATAAAACGCTCATTTTTAATACTAGAATTCATTAATTGAATCATCACCTCAACGACATCTTTTACGCCAACAAAACCAGTAACTCCTTCTGTGTAATATTTGAAACCATTATAGACTTGAGAAAATAATTTACCCGAACCCGCTGTAAAAAAACCACTTCCTAAAATAACACCAGGATTTACAATAACCACATCTACTCCTTCTTGGCTTGCACGCCAAATTTCCATTTCTGCACCAAACTTTGTTATCGAATATCCACTATTATCTTCTTCCGGATTCCATTCATTTTCTTCGGTAATCAAACTTCTGTTTAAAGAATTCCCTACAGAAGCAATAGAACCTACAAAACAAATCTTACTCACTTTTGCATCAATAGCAAGATTTACAATAATGGCAGTTCCATGAATATTTACTTTTCGCATTTGTCTATAATCTCTCGGATTAAAAGAAATAAACGCAGCACAATGATACACTTTATCAACATCTACAAAAGCAGGAATCATAGCAGGTACCTCTGTAATATCAGCTTTAAACCATTCTATTTTAGAAACCAGCGTTACATCATCAGAATACAAAGAAAAAACTTTTTTTACGGCTTCTATTTTTTCTTCAGATCGATAAATAGCACGTACTTTTTCATCATTTTTAACTAAATGATACAATAAATGCGCGCCTACTAAACCTGTTCCTCCGGTAACTAAAATCATAGGGCGAATTTATGATTTTTTCATTGATAAGTTTATCTTTGCACAATGAAAATAGCAAATAATTAATTGCTAAACATGTCAAATTCAGCTTGTCGAAATTGATGATTTACAGTATCAATACAAAAAAACTTCGACAAGCTCAGTTTGACATTCGTATTTTGAATTGAATTAATTTAGATTTATAATGACAAATTTTGTTGAAGAATTACGCTGGCGTGGATTATTGCATGATATTATGCCAGATACAGAAGACTATTTATTAAAAAATAAAACTGCGGGTTATATTGGTTTCGACCCAACTGCAGACTCTCTACATATTGGTAGTTTGGTACAGATTTTCATTTTGAAACACTTTCAAAATGCGGGCCATAACCCTATTGCATTAATTGGTGGTGCTACAGGTATGGTTGGTGATCCTTCTGGAAAATCTGCAGAACGTAATTTGTTAGACGAAGCTACTTTAGCTAAAAATATTGCTGGAGTGAGAGAAAATTTAGAACGTTTTTTAGATTTTGATGCTACCGCAGAAAACAAAGCAGAACTGGTTAACAATTACGATTGGATGAAAGATATTTCATTAATCGATTTTGTAAGAGATACAGGTAAACACATCACTGTAAACTACATGATGGCAAAAGATTCTGTAAAAAAACGCTTGAGTTCTGAATCTTCTGTTGGAATGAGTTTTACAGAATTTACCTACCAATTATTTCAAGGATACGATTTTTATCACTTATACACAGAGAAAAATTGTAAACTACAAATGGGTGGTTCTGACCAATGGGGTAACATTACCACAGGTACAGAATTAATTCGTAGAAAAGCGCAAGGAAAAGCCTATGCAATTACTGTTCCTTTAGTTACAAAAGCAGACGGAACAAAATTTGGTAAAACCGAAGGTGGAAACGTTTGGTTAAATGCAGACAGAACTTCTCCTTACAAATATTACCAATATTGGTTAAATTCTTCGGATGAAGATGCAGAAAACTTTATTAAAAAGTTTACATTTTTAGACAAGGAAACCATAGAAAACTTAATTGCAGAACATACAGAAAACCCGCATTTACGTTTATTACAAAAGAAACTAGGAGAAGAAGTAACTATTTTAACACACGGAAAAGAAGCGTATGAAAATGCCCTAAAAGCTTCTAATATTTTATTCGGAAAATCTACAGCTTCCGATTTAAAATCTTTAGATGAACAAACTTTTTTAGATGTTTTTGATGGTGTGCCACAAGCAACTGTTGCCACCGTTGATGTAGAAGAAGGCTTAGATATGATTGGTGTTTTAGCCGCAAAAACAAACTTCTTAAAATCTAATGGAGATGCTAGAAGAGCTTTAAAAGAAAACGCAATTTCTGTAAATAAAGAAAAAGTAAAAGAAGATTATTCTATTACTAAAGAAGATTTAATTGCTAATAAATATGTGTTATTACAACGTGGTAAAAAAACATATTATTTACTAGTTGTAGAGTAACATTAACTTTATAAAACAAACAAAAAGAGCTGAATATTAATTCAGCTCTTTTTTTGTTACTACATCATTCACAATGTCCCCCGACAATGCTTTCAATCTTCATTCTTTATTAATTTTCAACCAGTTTTTATCTGCTTTTTCTTTAAGCTCCTCAGCGCCTTCTTTTTGCCATAATTCTAAAGTATTTGTACCCCAAGAATTGTAAAATAAATACAATTTACCATCTCTAATTTCAAACGTTTTTGGATCGATAGAAACCTTTTCGGCTTTAGCCCCAATAGCATAAGCACAATAACCACCGTAGGCAGGTATGTATTTTTTGGGTTCTTTTTTAAACGTTTCTAAATGTTCTTTTGATGAAAACTTAAACTGCACACCATCGTATATTGTACTAAATTTTTTATCTCCTTTTTCAGCTTTATTACCAAAATAAGAAACTACATCATACCCTTGGGCAACAAAGCCTTTTTTAATATTATAATCATGCTTTTGTCCGAATGCAGTAACTGATATCAGTAAAAAAAGAATCCCAATTTTTTTCATTATTTATTTTTTTTATATTTTAAAACTTCCCAATTCTCATCACCTTTCGCTTGTAATTCTTTGGTATTTCCTTCTTTCCAATCTTCTAACTTATTCCAAAAAAAAGAACTATAAAATAAATATAGTTTACCATCTCTAATCTCATAAGCTTCTGCATCTATGTACATTTTTGTGTTTTTTTCAGCAACAGCATACGCACAATATCCACCATATTGAGGCACATACTTTTTAGGGTTTTCTGTAAACATTTTTAAATGCTCATCAGATGAAAACCTAAATTTAGCACCGTCATAATTTGTTTGAAATTTATTTTTTCCTTCTACAGGTTTTTTATCTACAAAATAAGAAACTACATCGTACCCTTCGGCAACAAAGCCTTTTTTAGTATTATAATCTACCTGTTGTGCCGATAAAGTTGTTGAAATTCCTAAAAATAAGAATAATAAAAAATGCTTCATTCTATTAAATTTTATTGATAGTCGAATAATTACTCAACACATTACAGTAAATAATAAGAAAACCGTTAAGTTTAACAGTTTTTAAGAAAATATTTTAAAGTAATAATCAATTCTTGCGTGTTTTCAATATGACTCATGTGTCCGTCAGGAAAAACCACCAACTCCGCATTAATTTTTTTAGCTTCTACTTTAGAGATTTCTAAATCTAAAACAGGGTCTTTTGCCCCCATAATAATCATTTTTTTAAATTGACTATCTGCTAAAAAAGCATTCATATTCTCACGTAATTTCATACCTTCTTGCGCTGCAATATACCCTTGTAGCGAAGTTTGTAATGCTGCTGTTTTTACAGCTTCTATTTCTTCTTTAAATTTTGATAAATTTTCTTGATTAAATAAATTTGACACGGACATTTTAACCATGTTTTCAAAATTATTTTGCACCAATTTATTTGCCCTTGTTCTTATTTTTTTTCGCTCTTTAGAATCTTCATTAGAAGTTGAATTTAACAAGCACAATCCCTTTATTCTAGTAGGATTCATTTTGGCAATCGCTAAAGAAATATAACCTCCCAAAGAATGGCCAACCAAAATAAATTTTCTAATTTTTAAGTGCTTTAAAACCGCTTCTACAGTTTCAGAAAACAACTCCATAGCATGTACATAACCTAAACAATCAGACTTTCCGTGACCTAGTAAATCAATTGTAATTACTCTGTTTCTTTTGGTTAATTCAGGAGTAATTTTATCCCACATCGTGGCATTTTCTAAAAAACCATGAATTAGAACTACGGCAGTTCCTTTACCTGCATCAGTATAAGAAATCCTAGCTTTTTTATAATCTAAAATCATCGTCAATAAATTCGAAATTATTTAACCCTAACAGGGTTTGAAACCCTGTTAGGGATACTTAACAAAACCATATTATTCTAAATGTTTGACCATTTTTCTATAATAATACTATCAATTTTTTATTGGTGCGAATCTATAAAATTTTCTTTTGTATCAAATTGATAAATTACTTTATCTTTTTCAATCGCAGAATTTTTATCTGAAATTATAGAAAAGTAGGAACTCCAAGGGTAATCAGTCAATTTTTTAACAAAATCATGCTGAATAGGATTATTATGAATATATAAAATCAAATTCTTTAGATAGGTTTCATCTTTTAATTCTATTCTTCGAAATGGTTTTTCTAGCAAAGAACCATGCCGTTTATTTTGCTTATTAATAGCTTGTACATAGGCATTAAAAAAATGAGAAAATTGTTGAGATGGTTTTTTAGCTGCTTTTTCTGTATCAATAGAAAAGTAAGCACAAATTTCTGATTCAGTTCTAATTTTTACTAATAAATGAAAATGATTTTTTAACAAGCACCAAGCAAAGGTTTCCGCAACAGGAAAAATATATTTTTTATATAATTTTAAAAAATAG
The nucleotide sequence above comes from Polaribacter butkevichii. Encoded proteins:
- a CDS encoding YHS domain-containing (seleno)protein; this encodes MKHFLLFLFLGISTTLSAQQVDYNTKKGFVAEGYDVVSYFVDKKPVEGKNKFQTNYDGAKFRFSSDEHLKMFTENPKKYVPQYGGYCAYAVAEKNTKMYIDAEAYEIRDGKLYLFYSSFFWNKLEDWKEGNTKELQAKGDENWEVLKYKKNK
- a CDS encoding DUF4296 domain-containing protein — protein: MKKLSYLLVVLFLASCTSNTIFKKPEDLIPRDTMTLLIKDMMIASSAKFVKNNNDQKKINYMAFVYDKYKIDSLRFQNSNFYYTSKIDLYEQILQDVQNNLDEKKEFYSEISAKNDSIRKDSIKKAAVNLRKSDSIKNSENE
- the tyrS gene encoding tyrosine--tRNA ligase, whose amino-acid sequence is MTNFVEELRWRGLLHDIMPDTEDYLLKNKTAGYIGFDPTADSLHIGSLVQIFILKHFQNAGHNPIALIGGATGMVGDPSGKSAERNLLDEATLAKNIAGVRENLERFLDFDATAENKAELVNNYDWMKDISLIDFVRDTGKHITVNYMMAKDSVKKRLSSESSVGMSFTEFTYQLFQGYDFYHLYTEKNCKLQMGGSDQWGNITTGTELIRRKAQGKAYAITVPLVTKADGTKFGKTEGGNVWLNADRTSPYKYYQYWLNSSDEDAENFIKKFTFLDKETIENLIAEHTENPHLRLLQKKLGEEVTILTHGKEAYENALKASNILFGKSTASDLKSLDEQTFLDVFDGVPQATVATVDVEEGLDMIGVLAAKTNFLKSNGDARRALKENAISVNKEKVKEDYSITKEDLIANKYVLLQRGKKTYYLLVVE
- a CDS encoding YHS domain-containing (seleno)protein, with amino-acid sequence MKKIGILFLLISVTAFGQKHDYNIKKGFVAQGYDVVSYFGNKAEKGDKKFSTIYDGVQFKFSSKEHLETFKKEPKKYIPAYGGYCAYAIGAKAEKVSIDPKTFEIRDGKLYLFYNSWGTNTLELWQKEGAEELKEKADKNWLKINKE
- a CDS encoding uroporphyrinogen-III synthase; this translates as MKVKTILVSQPEPKTETSPYFDLSDKQKVKIDFRPFIHVEGISVKEVRGEKVDLNKFTAIILTSRNAVDHFFRIAEEMRFKVPDSMKYFCQSEAVAYYLQKYVVYRKRKIYVGTRSFLDLTKLIKKHKTEKFLLPSSDKLKPLIPEELDKLGINWKRLDLYRTVVSDLSDLEDVFYDVLVFFSPSGIESLLQNFPNFKQNNTRIAAFGNSTVKAVTEAGFKCDIEAPSPETPSMTMALDKYIKAVNKK
- a CDS encoding dihydroorotase, with the protein product MAKSTLIKNARIVNENNTFLGDVLIENELIKEISSNIKATENVEVIDADGRYLIPGFIDDQVHFREPGLTHKANIATESRAAVAGGITTFIEMPNTVPQATTQDLLEDKFTIAANDSYANYSFMFGGTNDNLEELLKTDPKKVAGIKLFLGSSTGNMLVDNEEILEKIFSSTKMIISVHCEDEATIRKNTQEFIDKYGDDIPVKYHPIIRSEEACYLSSSKAIELAKKTGARLHIFHLSTAKETELFRNDIPLEEKQITAEVCIHHLWFSDKDYDEKGTHIKWNPAVKTEKDRLGLWEALLDDRIDVLATDHAPHTLEEKDNVYTKAPSGGPLVQHAVTAVLEKVKEGVISIEKAVEKMSHNPAKLFQIEKRGFIKEGYFADIVLIDTNKSQTVSKDNILYKCGWSPFEGTTFSSTITHTFVNGNLIYNEGKFNDNIKGKRLTFNR
- a CDS encoding NAD-dependent epimerase/dehydratase family protein — translated: MILVTGGTGLVGAHLLYHLVKNDEKVRAIYRSEEKIEAVKKVFSLYSDDVTLVSKIEWFKADITEVPAMIPAFVDVDKVYHCAAFISFNPRDYRQMRKVNIHGTAIIVNLAIDAKVSKICFVGSIASVGNSLNRSLITEENEWNPEEDNSGYSITKFGAEMEIWRASQEGVDVVIVNPGVILGSGFFTAGSGKLFSQVYNGFKYYTEGVTGFVGVKDVVEVMIQLMNSSIKNERFILVSENKSFKEILCSIAQYFGKKQPTKNIKPWQTGIFWRFSWFLSLITRKEPLLSKYSARSAHSVSKYSSEKVEKSLSFQFEKIEVVIKRVCNNFTRFQSF
- a CDS encoding DUF4271 domain-containing protein, giving the protein MQALDRAVVDNSWITILLVCLFACVFLLRGISVVRLRGSVYSLINPTFVETEIEENSSFFNSFKSVIFIFSVFVLSLLIYKIYLHFTPYSPEGFYVFLKICGVVFSYFVVKRLLEFLLSSLFLIHKKLDFFLVSKSIYLYAVSFLLLIALVLEEYSPLNTQFLVYFSGVLFSIRFIFHGVRNKKLIFSELFYFILYLCAFEIAPLFILFKLLF
- a CDS encoding GNAT family N-acetyltransferase; protein product: MSKISIRTANLNDLETLLEFEQGVIKAERPLDPFLGDGKLFYYNIPELITNKNIHLIVAVSNNQLVASGYLRIENSKHYHKNPKHGYIGFIFVKPSFRGNRISNLILEALKNWAKEKDLKELRLDVYSNNSDAIKSYERFGFTKGLVNMKMDI
- a CDS encoding polyprenol monophosphomannose synthase, translating into MSDALVIIPTYNEKENIEVIIRTTFNQKKEFHILVVDDNSPDGTSQIVENLILEFPNRLFLEKRLGKNGLGTAYIHGFKWALAKNYDYIIEMDADFSHNPKDLVRLYNACKKEGGDVAVGSRYVNNQVNVVNWDMKRLLLSYFASKYVRFITRIPLFDTTAGFVCWNKKVLKTIQLDKIKFVGYAFQIEMKFKAWKHGFNIKEVSVIFTDRTLGTSKMSGNIVYEALFGVIKMKLKGLPK
- a CDS encoding alpha/beta fold hydrolase, with the translated sequence MILDYKKARISYTDAGKGTAVVLIHGFLENATMWDKITPELTKRNRVITIDLLGHGKSDCLGYVHAMELFSETVEAVLKHLKIRKFILVGHSLGGYISLAIAKMNPTRIKGLCLLNSTSNEDSKERKKIRTRANKLVQNNFENMVKMSVSNLFNQENLSKFKEEIEAVKTAALQTSLQGYIAAQEGMKLRENMNAFLADSQFKKMIIMGAKDPVLDLEISKVEAKKINAELVVFPDGHMSHIENTQELIITLKYFLKNC